From Gimesia panareensis, the proteins below share one genomic window:
- a CDS encoding SLC5 family protein produces MQTLSFLDYAVIFAYLIGTLGLGLYIGSKIKTGSDYFLAGRRLPWWAIGMSLVATDIGAVDIIGTGGAAFSHGLAVGNFEWIGCVPAMIIGAFVFIPFFWRSGVTTIPEYMERRFNVSVRSALALCWIIFMACNLGIMLLASAKMMSLHLGMSVNACIYLTAILVGIYTISGGLAAVVYTDMIQCIIMIGGCLLVLVVGIIDVGGIDEFHSKIKERELAQKMEAVEGVPPANASAEEEDLLHTSLILPADADTPFPWTGIFFGLALILSPAYWIGNQAIVQRSLGAASEFEAKAAYVWGALLKNLVPLVVAVPGLIAFIKFPELKDGDKAFPELISHLLPVGLKGLFLAAFLAALMSSIDSYLNSASTIVSNDFYKRFYRRDASDVSLLMVGRVVTFLLVLWAIGFSFFLMNRSEGIYTIFQTLMAFFQGPAFALLITGLLWRRATGVAALTGFLVGVCFSIMLFALNQPDVYTALGIEPLFQISEPFLYFSIWAFVVSFSLIVIISLCTKPEPTEKIDGLVFSLKPRRGAA; encoded by the coding sequence ATGCAGACACTGTCGTTCCTCGATTACGCCGTCATCTTCGCCTATCTGATCGGAACGCTGGGGCTGGGACTCTATATCGGCTCCAAAATCAAAACCGGCTCGGACTACTTTCTCGCCGGTCGCCGCCTCCCCTGGTGGGCCATTGGCATGTCACTCGTGGCGACCGACATCGGCGCCGTCGACATCATCGGCACCGGCGGCGCTGCCTTCTCGCATGGTTTGGCCGTCGGCAATTTCGAATGGATCGGCTGTGTTCCCGCCATGATCATCGGGGCGTTCGTGTTCATCCCCTTTTTCTGGCGGAGCGGCGTCACCACCATCCCCGAATACATGGAGCGGCGGTTTAATGTCTCCGTCCGTTCCGCCCTGGCCCTCTGCTGGATCATCTTCATGGCCTGCAACCTGGGCATCATGCTGCTGGCCTCTGCCAAAATGATGAGCCTGCACCTGGGGATGAGCGTCAACGCCTGCATCTACCTCACCGCGATCCTCGTCGGCATCTATACCATCTCCGGCGGACTGGCAGCCGTCGTCTATACCGACATGATTCAGTGCATCATCATGATCGGGGGCTGCCTGCTCGTGCTGGTGGTCGGCATCATTGATGTCGGCGGCATCGACGAATTTCACTCGAAAATTAAAGAGCGGGAACTCGCGCAGAAAATGGAAGCCGTCGAAGGTGTTCCCCCGGCCAATGCTTCAGCAGAAGAAGAGGATCTCCTGCACACCTCGCTCATCCTCCCGGCCGACGCAGACACCCCCTTCCCCTGGACCGGAATCTTCTTCGGCCTGGCGCTGATTCTGAGCCCCGCCTACTGGATCGGTAACCAGGCCATCGTGCAGCGCTCTTTAGGGGCCGCCAGTGAGTTCGAAGCCAAAGCCGCCTATGTCTGGGGTGCCCTGCTCAAAAACCTGGTGCCGCTGGTTGTCGCAGTGCCCGGGCTGATCGCTTTCATCAAATTCCCCGAACTGAAAGATGGCGATAAAGCCTTCCCGGAACTGATTTCGCATCTGCTGCCCGTCGGTCTCAAAGGCCTGTTCCTCGCCGCCTTTCTGGCCGCGCTGATGTCCAGCATCGACTCCTATCTCAACTCCGCGTCCACGATCGTCTCCAACGATTTCTACAAACGCTTCTACCGCCGCGATGCCAGCGATGTCTCTCTGCTGATGGTCGGCCGCGTCGTCACGTTTCTGCTCGTCCTCTGGGCCATTGGCTTTTCATTCTTCCTGATGAACCGCAGCGAAGGGATCTACACTATTTTCCAGACCCTGATGGCCTTCTTCCAGGGACCTGCGTTTGCCCTGCTGATCACCGGCCTGCTCTGGCGACGGGCGACCGGCGTTGCGGCTCTGACTGGGTTCCTCGTCGGCGTCTGCTTCTCGATCATGTTGTTTGCTTTAAATCAACCCGACGTTTACACGGCACTGGGCATCGAGCCTCTGTTCCAGATCTCCGAACCGTTTCTCTACTTCTCAATCTGGGCCTTTGTCGTTTCCTTCTCGCTGATTGTCATCATCAGTCTGTGTACGAAACCGGAACCCACCGAAAAAATCGACGGCCTGGTCTTCAGTCTCAAACCCCGCAGAGGTGCAGCATGA
- the floA gene encoding flotillin-like protein FloA (flotillin-like protein involved in membrane lipid rafts): MDNLWQIAGIFLVGFFIILGIVVLALSARYLKLWVQAFSSRVWINPLSLLFMSLRKVKPSVIVDTKIMAVQAGLTDIPTQSFEAHYLAGGNVHRVVHALIVAHRARIELDWDTACAIDLAGRNIISAVETSVDPKVIDCPDPKKSGRPTLDGVAKDGIQLKARARVTVRTNLNQLVGGATEDTVIARVGEGIVSAIGSCESHKEVLANPSVIARNVLNRGLDSQTAFSIVSIDIADIDVGENIGARLRADQAEADVRIAQARAEERRAEAVASEQEMVARTQENQAKVVLAEAEVPLAMAEAFSKGNLRAV; the protein is encoded by the coding sequence ATGGATAATCTTTGGCAAATCGCTGGAATCTTTCTCGTTGGATTCTTTATCATTCTGGGCATCGTCGTACTGGCGTTATCTGCCCGGTATCTGAAGCTCTGGGTTCAGGCCTTTTCGTCGCGGGTGTGGATTAATCCGTTATCGCTGCTGTTCATGTCGTTGCGAAAAGTGAAGCCTTCGGTCATTGTCGATACTAAAATTATGGCGGTGCAGGCCGGTCTGACCGACATTCCGACGCAGTCGTTCGAAGCGCACTATCTGGCGGGTGGTAACGTGCATCGGGTCGTGCATGCATTGATTGTGGCACACCGGGCCCGCATCGAACTCGACTGGGATACCGCCTGTGCCATCGATCTGGCAGGCCGGAATATCATCAGTGCCGTCGAGACCAGTGTGGACCCGAAGGTCATTGACTGCCCCGATCCGAAAAAGAGCGGTCGTCCGACGCTGGATGGTGTGGCGAAAGACGGTATTCAGCTCAAAGCGCGGGCGCGCGTGACCGTGCGAACCAACCTGAACCAGCTGGTGGGGGGTGCTACTGAAGACACGGTGATTGCCCGCGTTGGTGAGGGGATCGTTTCCGCCATCGGTTCGTGTGAAAGTCATAAAGAGGTTCTGGCGAATCCGTCAGTGATTGCCCGCAATGTGTTGAATCGCGGGCTGGATTCCCAGACTGCCTTCTCGATCGTCTCGATTGATATTGCGGACATTGATGTGGGTGAGAATATTGGCGCCCGTCTGCGTGCCGATCAGGCGGAAGCCGACGTGCGAATTGCCCAGGCCCGTGCCGAAGAGCGCCGTGCAGAAGCGGTAGCATCTGAACAGGAAATGGTGGCCCGCACGCAGGAAAACCAGGCGAAAGTGGTTCTGGCGGAAGCAGAAGTGCCTCTGGCCATGGCCGAAGCGTTCTCAAAGGGTAATTTGAGGGCAGTTTAA
- a CDS encoding 3-oxoacyl-ACP synthase III: MRYEHVCVEAVSCTLPPHVVTSDEIEARLAPVYDRLGLPAGRLELMTGIQERRFFDHGTLPGSISAQTVNQLLEESQFDRRYIGGLIHGSVCRDQLEPATASGVHHATQLPQHALVLDVSNACLGLLNGMIFLANMIEMGQIHAGVVVGTEVGRDLVEGTIDDLLEDSTLTRKSIKNHFASLTIGSGSAAILLCDRKLSKTGHRLLGGNFQTDTSSHELCAGGVEAQKHGDHRPRMQTDSESLLVAGVNLAVPTWEATKKTLGWENADVNQVFTHQVGKAHRKLLLDKLGLDPALDYPTVERLGNTGAAALPMAWALGIQEQILHQNDHIALLGIGSGLNSLMLGVQW, translated from the coding sequence ATGCGTTATGAGCATGTCTGCGTAGAAGCCGTCAGTTGTACGCTCCCCCCGCACGTTGTCACTTCGGATGAGATCGAAGCACGTCTGGCGCCGGTTTACGATCGGTTAGGTCTGCCCGCAGGCAGACTGGAACTGATGACAGGGATCCAGGAACGTCGTTTTTTTGATCACGGCACCTTACCCGGTTCGATCAGTGCGCAGACCGTCAATCAACTGCTGGAAGAGAGCCAGTTCGACCGCCGGTATATCGGCGGTCTGATTCATGGCTCCGTCTGCCGGGATCAGCTGGAGCCAGCGACTGCCAGCGGCGTGCATCATGCGACACAGCTTCCGCAGCATGCGCTGGTTCTGGATGTCAGCAACGCCTGTCTGGGCCTCTTAAACGGGATGATCTTCCTGGCGAATATGATCGAAATGGGTCAGATTCATGCCGGGGTTGTCGTGGGGACGGAAGTCGGTCGCGACCTGGTGGAAGGGACCATCGATGATCTGCTGGAAGACAGCACACTGACGCGAAAGTCGATTAAAAATCATTTTGCTTCGCTGACCATCGGCAGCGGTTCCGCGGCGATTCTGCTCTGCGACCGGAAACTGAGCAAAACTGGCCATCGTCTGCTGGGAGGCAACTTCCAGACCGATACCTCCAGCCACGAACTTTGTGCCGGGGGTGTCGAAGCGCAAAAACATGGCGATCACCGCCCGCGGATGCAGACCGATTCCGAATCACTGCTGGTCGCGGGCGTCAACCTGGCGGTGCCCACCTGGGAAGCGACCAAAAAAACACTCGGCTGGGAAAATGCCGATGTAAATCAGGTCTTCACGCACCAGGTCGGGAAAGCACATCGGAAACTGCTGCTCGACAAACTGGGCCTCGATCCTGCTCTGGATTATCCCACCGTAGAGCGACTGGGTAATACCGGCGCTGCCGCCCTCCCGATGGCGTGGGCTCTGGGCATTCAGGAGCAGATTCTCCATCAGAACGACCATATCGCGCTGCTGGGTATCGGCAGTGGTCTGAATTCGCTGATGCTAGGTGTCCAGTGGTAA
- a CDS encoding RidA family protein has product MSIEAKIQELNLELPEAPKPGGVYNPVVQVDDTLYVSGHGPLRPDGSMHTGRVGDEITEEQGVEAARAVGLTMLATLKQYLGDLDRIDRFVKVLGMVNAAPDFKHHPQVINGFSNLMVDIFGENGRAARSAVGMGSLPGNISVEVEAIVLLKKEVRPSL; this is encoded by the coding sequence ATGAGCATCGAGGCAAAAATTCAGGAATTGAATCTGGAACTCCCTGAAGCCCCCAAACCCGGTGGAGTCTATAACCCCGTCGTCCAGGTGGATGATACGCTTTACGTTTCCGGACATGGCCCTCTCAGACCGGATGGCTCCATGCACACCGGACGGGTGGGCGATGAAATTACCGAAGAACAGGGGGTTGAAGCCGCTCGTGCCGTCGGTTTGACCATGCTGGCCACACTCAAACAGTACCTGGGTGACCTGGATCGCATTGATCGTTTCGTCAAAGTCCTGGGGATGGTCAACGCCGCCCCCGATTTCAAACACCATCCGCAGGTCATCAACGGTTTCAGTAATCTGATGGTGGATATTTTCGGCGAAAATGGTCGGGCCGCCCGCAGTGCCGTCGGCATGGGTTCTCTGCCCGGAAACATCTCCGTAGAAGTCGAAGCCATTGTCCTCCTGAAAAAAGAAGTGCGGCCCTCGCTCTGA
- a CDS encoding DinB family protein: MFENEIAINQLQLKQFETIMADLPAETLFMPGQGHGHPPVWILGHLAIVGEMGQSFLGGSITHSFWVQAFGPGSNDDVQPDDGLKREALIAANLTAYETLRNMASKATPEVTEKPHGIELFDGSPIQTVGQAISLLLTNHFGFHLAQLSSCRRDLGLPAIF, from the coding sequence ATGTTCGAGAACGAAATCGCCATCAACCAGCTGCAGTTGAAACAGTTCGAAACCATCATGGCCGACCTGCCCGCGGAGACCCTTTTCATGCCCGGCCAGGGGCACGGGCATCCCCCCGTCTGGATCCTCGGGCACCTCGCCATCGTCGGGGAAATGGGACAGTCCTTCCTCGGCGGCAGCATAACACACTCCTTCTGGGTGCAGGCCTTCGGCCCCGGCTCCAACGACGATGTCCAGCCGGACGACGGCTTGAAGCGCGAGGCCCTGATCGCCGCGAACCTCACCGCCTACGAGACCCTCCGCAACATGGCCAGTAAGGCAACTCCCGAAGTCACTGAAAAACCGCACGGCATTGAACTCTTCGATGGTTCCCCCATCCAGACGGTCGGCCAGGCGATCTCGCTGCTGCTCACCAATCACTTCGGCTTCCATCTGGCCCAGCTCTCCAGCTGCCGCCGCGATCTGGGTCTGCCGGCCATCTTCTGA
- a CDS encoding DUF1501 domain-containing protein — protein MTGKNRHRFGSISRRDFLRLSALGVLGTGMSGWMRRLAAETAQNPQRKRSCILLWMSGGPSQCDTFDLKPKHENGGPFKPIDTDVPGIQISEHLPQLAKVMKHLVPIRSMSTKEGDHTRATYLLRTGYLPSGPLSYPALGSLLSKELGGDESDLPNFVSIAPNKTLSPNAYGPGFLGPQYAPLVVGEGTGFVQANDQNLDAALKVKNLELPQGINRQQADARLSILKDLEDDFQATHPGVPTSSHRSAYAAAVRMMRSKAIEAFQLDQEPDALRDAYGRNRFGQGCLLARRLIEQGVPFVEVSLNGVQGSNAFGWDTHRDNFEAVESLSGVLDPGWGTLMSDLEQRGLLDSTLVVWMGEFGRTPKINQNTGRDHFPAAWSTVIGGGGIRGGQVVGKTSEDGMKVVDQPVSVPDLMATICKALGLDPEKQNMSNIGRPIPLADHGAKPIQSILQG, from the coding sequence ATGACAGGCAAAAACAGACATCGATTCGGCAGCATCTCCCGGCGTGATTTTCTGAGACTCTCTGCACTGGGTGTGCTGGGGACCGGGATGTCCGGCTGGATGCGCCGGCTGGCCGCGGAGACCGCACAGAATCCGCAGCGGAAGCGTTCCTGTATTCTGCTCTGGATGTCAGGCGGTCCCAGTCAGTGTGATACCTTCGATCTGAAGCCGAAGCACGAGAACGGCGGTCCCTTCAAGCCGATCGATACCGATGTGCCCGGAATACAGATTTCAGAACATCTGCCCCAGCTGGCGAAGGTGATGAAACACCTGGTTCCCATTCGTTCCATGAGTACGAAAGAGGGGGATCATACGCGGGCAACTTATCTGCTGCGGACCGGCTATCTGCCTTCCGGTCCGTTGAGCTATCCGGCCCTGGGTTCGCTGTTGAGTAAAGAGCTGGGGGGAGACGAATCCGACCTGCCCAACTTCGTGAGTATTGCGCCTAACAAGACACTGAGTCCGAACGCTTATGGCCCCGGTTTTCTCGGGCCCCAGTACGCACCACTGGTGGTCGGTGAAGGAACCGGCTTTGTGCAGGCCAACGATCAGAATCTGGATGCGGCACTCAAGGTGAAAAATCTGGAGCTGCCGCAGGGAATCAACCGCCAGCAGGCGGACGCGCGGCTGTCGATCCTCAAAGATCTGGAAGACGACTTTCAGGCGACCCATCCGGGAGTGCCGACCAGCAGTCATCGCAGTGCCTACGCGGCGGCAGTGCGGATGATGCGTTCCAAGGCGATCGAGGCGTTTCAACTGGACCAGGAACCCGACGCCCTGCGGGATGCCTATGGTCGGAACCGGTTCGGTCAGGGATGTCTGCTCGCGCGGCGGTTGATCGAACAGGGGGTTCCCTTTGTAGAGGTCTCGCTGAATGGCGTGCAGGGTTCCAACGCGTTCGGCTGGGATACGCATCGGGACAATTTCGAAGCGGTCGAAAGCCTGAGCGGAGTACTCGACCCGGGCTGGGGAACGCTGATGAGCGATCTGGAACAGCGGGGTCTGTTGGATTCGACGCTGGTGGTCTGGATGGGCGAATTCGGTCGCACGCCGAAGATCAACCAGAATACGGGCCGCGATCATTTTCCGGCGGCCTGGTCGACGGTGATCGGCGGAGGCGGCATTCGCGGCGGACAGGTGGTCGGGAAAACCAGTGAGGATGGAATGAAAGTCGTCGATCAGCCGGTGTCGGTTCCCGATCTGATGGCCACGATCTGTAAAGCGTTGGGCCTCGATCCGGAGAAGCAGAACATGTCGAACATTGGCCGCCCGATTCCGCTGGCCGACCATGGGGCAAAGCCGATTCAGTCGATTCTGCAGGGGTGA
- a CDS encoding FAD-dependent oxidoreductase translates to MPAVDLIIFGGGIAGLWTLSEATRLGYRSILLEAYELGSGQTIASQGIIHGGLKYTLQGMMTGSARGIREMPLIWRKSLAGEQTPDLTRTEIRSPHCYLWRTDSLSSRLGMFGAKMGLRVAPRNLTDDETPSVLKGCPGSIGVMEEQVISPCSLISNLAQAHSDCIFKYDPDQLTFDTDASGNINAVELQTSSDTKLNINTQAILLTAGNGNEALHAQACPGTKSPAAPFMQRRPLHMVLVRGDLPPFNGHCVDGAKTRVTITSDTDSQGRTIWQLGGQIAEQGVGQPRHELISHAARELTAVMPGINLKGLEWNTYQVDRAEGATKTGLRPELPQLVTEGNLITAWPTKLALAPRLAEDVLAGLSKQGITPSSADDNWQAALLQLPRPEVAQPPWETATDWVTLDDAESRTNAA, encoded by the coding sequence GTGCCTGCGGTAGATCTGATCATTTTCGGGGGAGGCATTGCCGGCCTCTGGACCTTGAGCGAAGCCACGCGCCTGGGTTACCGGTCCATTTTGCTCGAAGCTTATGAACTGGGCAGCGGACAGACCATCGCTTCCCAGGGGATCATTCACGGCGGACTGAAATACACGCTGCAGGGGATGATGACCGGTTCCGCACGCGGCATCCGCGAAATGCCCCTGATCTGGAGAAAGTCTCTCGCCGGCGAACAGACTCCCGATCTCACCCGCACCGAAATCCGCTCGCCACACTGTTACCTCTGGCGCACCGATTCCCTCTCCTCCCGGCTGGGCATGTTTGGCGCCAAAATGGGCCTCCGCGTCGCCCCCCGCAACCTGACCGACGACGAAACCCCGTCCGTCCTCAAAGGCTGTCCCGGTTCGATCGGCGTCATGGAGGAACAGGTAATTTCTCCCTGTAGCCTGATTTCCAATCTGGCCCAGGCACATAGCGACTGCATTTTTAAATACGATCCTGATCAACTGACCTTCGATACAGACGCCAGCGGCAACATCAACGCAGTAGAACTGCAGACCTCGTCTGATACGAAACTCAACATCAACACGCAGGCGATCCTGTTGACGGCTGGCAATGGCAACGAAGCGCTTCACGCACAGGCCTGCCCGGGTACGAAGTCTCCTGCCGCCCCTTTCATGCAGCGACGGCCCCTGCACATGGTCCTCGTCCGGGGTGACCTGCCCCCCTTCAATGGTCATTGCGTCGATGGCGCCAAAACCCGGGTGACGATCACCTCCGATACCGACTCGCAGGGACGCACTATCTGGCAACTGGGAGGCCAGATCGCTGAACAGGGCGTCGGTCAGCCGCGCCACGAACTGATCTCTCACGCAGCCCGGGAACTCACAGCCGTCATGCCCGGCATCAACCTGAAAGGCCTGGAATGGAACACCTATCAGGTTGACCGTGCAGAGGGAGCCACGAAAACAGGGCTTAGACCGGAATTGCCTCAACTGGTGACAGAGGGGAACCTGATTACCGCCTGGCCGACCAAACTGGCATTGGCCCCCCGCCTGGCTGAAGACGTGTTAGCCGGTCTCTCAAAACAGGGAATCACTCCCTCGTCTGCAGACGACAACTGGCAGGCAGCGTTGCTGCAGTTACCGCGCCCCGAAGTCGCCCAGCCCCCCTGGGAAACCGCAACCGACTGGGTGACACTGGATGATGCCGAGTCCCGCACGAACGCTGCCTGA
- a CDS encoding prolyl oligopeptidase family serine peptidase: protein MSLVPLVRALPLCAVMVLIPVSKLVNAAEKPALPYQQQKNVVYAEVHGVGLLMDIFTPTGKSNGLAIVDVVSGAYHSDRGKLRDHERAQMFDIFCSRGYTIFAIRPGSIDKFNGPEMLENVNRGILWVKQHAREYHVDPDRLALLGASAGGHLACMAAVSAADPKSKTRVKAVAVFFPPTDLMNYGGLKIDITGSDRLAQAIRRLITPKGSETIDEDKLDKLRTAFSPARLVQPGLPPFLLIHGTADFTVPIQQSRTMVAALEKAHVPVTLIVKPGGGHPWPTIHEEVAKMADWIDGQLQNQETQVSEP, encoded by the coding sequence ATGTCGCTGGTTCCTCTCGTTCGCGCTCTGCCACTCTGTGCCGTAATGGTCTTAATCCCTGTCAGTAAACTGGTTAACGCCGCTGAAAAACCGGCGCTCCCTTATCAGCAGCAGAAAAATGTCGTCTATGCCGAAGTGCACGGCGTGGGGCTGTTGATGGATATCTTCACCCCCACCGGAAAATCCAACGGCCTGGCCATCGTCGATGTGGTTTCGGGCGCCTATCACTCGGACCGGGGCAAACTCCGCGATCACGAGCGGGCACAAATGTTCGACATCTTCTGCAGTCGCGGCTATACCATCTTCGCCATCCGTCCCGGCTCCATCGACAAATTCAACGGCCCCGAAATGCTGGAGAACGTAAACCGCGGCATTCTCTGGGTCAAACAACATGCCCGGGAATATCACGTCGACCCGGATCGCCTGGCACTGCTCGGCGCTTCCGCGGGGGGCCACCTCGCCTGCATGGCGGCAGTTTCTGCGGCAGATCCGAAATCGAAAACCCGCGTCAAAGCCGTCGCCGTCTTCTTCCCGCCGACCGACCTGATGAACTACGGCGGTCTGAAAATCGACATCACCGGCAGCGACCGTCTGGCACAAGCCATCCGCCGACTGATCACCCCCAAAGGATCCGAAACGATCGATGAAGACAAACTGGACAAACTCCGCACCGCCTTCTCCCCCGCGCGGCTGGTACAGCCCGGTCTGCCTCCGTTCCTGCTGATTCACGGCACCGCCGACTTCACAGTCCCGATACAACAGTCGCGCACGATGGTCGCCGCCCTGGAAAAGGCCCACGTGCCGGTCACCTTAATCGTCAAACCGGGCGGCGGACACCCCTGGCCCACGATCCACGAAGAAGTCGCGAAGATGGCCGACTGGATTGACGGGCAGTTGCAGAATCAGGAAACCCAGGTTTCCGAACCGTAG
- a CDS encoding SGNH/GDSL hydrolase family protein, whose amino-acid sequence MIHRATTCLCCCLLLIITLFSTNELPAADQKPTTIVTFGDSTTAPRGPLVVYSTILAKELPQQGVPVNVINAGIGGNTTQNAVARFEKDVLARQPDLVVIQFGINDSAVDVWKNPPATKSRVSKKQYEANLRSLIDELQKRKIKVILMTSNSLRWIPRIKKLYGKPPYDAEDPQGFNLFLKDYAQSVREIAREKQVPLVDIYQAFEEYGKQPGQSTDDLLLDGMHPNTAGQRKVADLLIPQIKTTLSSQQK is encoded by the coding sequence ATGATTCACCGCGCAACCACCTGCCTTTGCTGTTGCTTACTGCTGATAATCACCCTGTTCTCAACGAACGAACTGCCCGCCGCGGATCAAAAACCGACCACCATCGTCACCTTTGGCGATTCCACCACCGCCCCCCGCGGACCGCTGGTCGTCTATTCCACGATCCTCGCTAAAGAACTGCCTCAGCAGGGGGTCCCCGTCAACGTGATCAACGCCGGTATCGGCGGCAACACGACGCAAAACGCCGTCGCCCGCTTCGAAAAAGATGTCCTCGCGAGACAGCCCGACCTCGTCGTGATTCAGTTCGGCATCAACGATTCCGCCGTCGATGTCTGGAAAAATCCGCCGGCCACCAAATCGCGCGTCTCAAAGAAACAGTACGAGGCCAACCTCCGTTCCCTGATTGACGAATTGCAAAAGCGCAAGATCAAAGTCATTCTCATGACCTCCAATTCCCTTCGCTGGATACCGCGTATCAAAAAATTGTATGGCAAGCCACCCTACGATGCCGAAGATCCCCAGGGCTTCAACCTGTTTCTCAAAGATTACGCTCAGTCGGTCCGCGAAATCGCCCGCGAGAAACAGGTCCCCCTGGTCGACATCTATCAGGCCTTTGAAGAGTATGGCAAACAGCCTGGCCAGTCGACCGACGATCTGCTCCTCGACGGCATGCATCCCAACACCGCTGGACAGCGCAAAGTCGCCGACCTGCTGATCCCCCAGATCAAGACCACGCTCTCTTCACAGCAGAAATGA
- a CDS encoding alginate export family protein, with the protein MRLRSLLSVGCVLSSLTAADLKAENELTSVPPAPSAQSAYEGDEPELTPVAEVFQPGTGTIESEENPNPETLDQTEETENQIIFDDPAPPKPAPDPYKGLFFDNTFGAYLSNPNNPWLLGERFKEMPLGDECSPYTLSVGGELRHRWMHEQNRLRPGGPVNTDYNLWRWRQYFDLQISDFARVYFEGLDASIFDNDLPPTPIDINRWNIQNAFVDVKMHEWNGAPGWFRYGRQEMLYGSQHLISPLDWSNTRRNFEGFKYFHHTESVHIDAFITNPVNTGGGNQPLSRYDNGRDKPDTSVTFSGVYMTFLSGGPELLDLYYLWLRDETNTPNRPDGSRHTLGGRYKNSWKVQDDGCQVTRIWDFETEGAYQFGVDDSKRVSAGFWTAVLGHTWTKIPWEPRLSGLFYYGSGNHNPNGSSNNTFNTLYPLGHAYWGIIDNLSGQNLFDWSLQLNAKPAKKVSLVSAFHWFEKATTNDYLYNVAGAPVGTLGGSRDIGQELDLIAIYKFNPNFNVQAGYSWFWYGDFVGTNIPPRNTATQFYVQTTVRY; encoded by the coding sequence ATGCGTTTACGCTCTCTTTTGTCAGTCGGTTGCGTGCTTTCGTCTTTGACCGCAGCTGATCTCAAAGCGGAAAATGAGTTGACCTCGGTCCCACCCGCTCCTTCTGCACAGTCCGCCTATGAAGGTGATGAGCCGGAACTGACACCTGTCGCGGAAGTGTTCCAGCCGGGAACGGGTACGATCGAGTCAGAGGAAAACCCAAATCCGGAGACGTTGGATCAAACAGAAGAGACCGAAAACCAGATTATATTCGATGATCCGGCACCCCCGAAGCCGGCCCCCGATCCTTATAAAGGTCTGTTTTTCGATAACACGTTCGGCGCGTACCTGAGCAATCCGAACAATCCCTGGCTGCTGGGAGAACGGTTCAAGGAGATGCCGCTGGGCGATGAATGTTCGCCTTACACGCTGTCGGTCGGTGGCGAACTGCGGCACCGCTGGATGCACGAGCAAAACCGGTTGCGTCCGGGCGGTCCTGTGAATACCGATTACAATCTGTGGCGCTGGCGTCAGTACTTTGACCTGCAGATCAGCGATTTTGCTCGCGTCTACTTTGAAGGACTTGACGCCTCGATCTTCGATAACGATCTGCCCCCCACGCCGATCGACATTAACCGCTGGAATATTCAGAACGCGTTTGTCGATGTCAAAATGCATGAATGGAACGGTGCCCCGGGCTGGTTCCGCTATGGTCGCCAGGAAATGCTCTATGGTTCGCAGCACCTGATCTCACCACTCGACTGGTCAAACACCCGCCGCAACTTTGAAGGGTTCAAGTATTTTCATCATACCGAATCGGTACACATCGATGCTTTCATCACCAATCCTGTCAATACAGGGGGCGGAAACCAGCCACTCTCGCGGTATGACAATGGCCGGGATAAGCCGGATACATCGGTGACCTTCAGCGGTGTCTACATGACGTTCCTCTCGGGCGGTCCGGAACTGCTCGACCTGTATTACCTCTGGCTGCGTGATGAAACCAACACGCCGAATCGTCCCGATGGTTCGCGGCACACGCTCGGGGGCCGCTATAAAAACAGCTGGAAAGTTCAGGACGATGGTTGTCAGGTCACCCGGATCTGGGACTTCGAAACCGAAGGTGCTTACCAGTTCGGTGTCGATGACAGTAAACGCGTTTCAGCCGGGTTCTGGACTGCAGTTCTGGGACACACGTGGACCAAGATCCCCTGGGAGCCTCGTCTGAGTGGTCTGTTCTATTATGGTTCCGGTAACCACAATCCGAATGGCAGTTCGAACAACACCTTCAACACGCTTTACCCGCTGGGCCACGCTTACTGGGGGATCATCGACAACCTGTCCGGTCAGAACCTGTTTGACTGGAGTTTGCAGCTGAACGCGAAGCCCGCGAAAAAAGTCAGCCTGGTCAGTGCATTCCACTGGTTCGAAAAGGCAACCACGAACGACTATCTGTATAACGTCGCTGGTGCACCGGTGGGAACGCTGGGAGGCAGCCGCGACATCGGGCAGGAACTCGACCTGATCGCCATCTATAAGTTCAACCCGAACTTCAACGTGCAGGCCGGTTATTCCTGGTTCTGGTACGGCGACTTCGTGGGCACGAACATTCCGCCGCGAAATACGGCAACCCAGTTCTATGTGCAGACGACCGTACGGTACTAA